In the Clostridium sporogenes genome, one interval contains:
- the rpoC gene encoding DNA-directed RNA polymerase subunit beta': MFELNNFDALQIGLASPEKIREWSRGEVKKPETINYRTLKPERDGLFCERIFGPMKDWECHCGKYKRIRYKGIVCDRCGVEVTKAKVRRERMGHIELAAPVSHIWYFKGIPSRMGLILDMSPRALEKVLYFASYVVLDPKETPLLKKQLLNEKEYRESIDKYGDDSFVAAMGAEAVKTLLDEIDLEQSSIELKEELKTSTGQKKIRIIRRLEVVESFRKSGNRPDWMVIDVIPVIPPDLRPMVQLDGGRFATSDLNDLYRRVINRNNRLKKLLDLGAPDIIVRNEKRMLQEAVDALIDNGRRGRPVTGPGNRPLKSLSDMLKGKQGRFRQNLLGKRVDYSGRSVIVVGPELKMYQCGLPKEMALELFKPFVMKKLVQNGLAHNIKSAKRMVERVQPQVWDVLEEVISDHPVLLNRAPTLHRLGIQAFQPVLVEGRAIKLHPLVCTAYNADFDGDQMAVHVPLSVEAQAEARFLMLAAHNILKPSDGKPVSVPTQDMVLGSYYLTMDKDGVKGEGKVFSCPEEVLMAYQCKAVDIHAKIKVRLKKVIDGETIEGIIETTPGKIIFNESIPQDLGYIDRTIPENRLKLEVDFLVSKKTLGGIITRCYMKHGATKTSIMLDKIKAKGYHYSTIGAVTISTSDMVVPESKKELLENTEKQVEKIQKMYRRGFISEEERYEKVIDLWTKTTEDVANALMESLDSFNPIYMMADSGARGSKSQIKQLAGMRGLMANPSGKILELPIKASFREGLDVLEYFISTHGARKGNADTALKTADSGYLTRRLVDVSQDVIVRQEDCGTEEGYEVSEIKEGNEVIEPLVERLSGRYPSEDIIHPTTGEVIVKRNTYMNEEIAQKVSDAGIKKVKIRSVFTCKSKHGVCAKCYGMNMGTSQKIHIGEAVGIVAAQSIGEPGTQLTMRTFHTGGVAGADITQGLPRVEELFEARKPKGLAIVSEVSGTVKMEETKKKRTIIVVTDDGEEVSYDIPFGSRIKVKNGDIISAGDEITEGSINPHDILRIKGVDGVKNYLLSEVQKVYRLQGVDINDKHLEVVIRQMTRKIKIEDSGDTELLPGTMIDVFDFEEANKEILEKGGEPAVGRIALLGITKAALATDSFLSAASFQETTRVLTDAAIKGKIDPLLGLKENVIIGKLIPAGTGMTRYRSIEINTDDENIEEDSIDSMQV, encoded by the coding sequence TTGTTTGAGTTAAATAATTTTGATGCTTTACAAATAGGTCTAGCTTCACCAGAGAAGATAAGAGAGTGGTCAAGAGGTGAAGTTAAGAAGCCGGAGACTATAAATTATAGAACATTAAAACCAGAAAGAGATGGTTTGTTCTGTGAAAGAATTTTTGGTCCTATGAAGGACTGGGAATGTCATTGCGGTAAATATAAAAGAATAAGATATAAGGGCATAGTTTGTGATAGATGCGGAGTAGAGGTTACTAAAGCTAAAGTAAGACGTGAGAGAATGGGGCATATAGAACTTGCTGCCCCTGTATCTCATATATGGTATTTCAAGGGAATACCATCAAGAATGGGATTGATATTAGATATGTCTCCAAGAGCTTTGGAAAAAGTTTTATACTTTGCTTCATATGTAGTATTAGATCCAAAAGAAACACCACTTTTAAAGAAACAATTATTAAATGAAAAAGAGTATAGAGAATCTATAGATAAATATGGAGATGACAGCTTTGTTGCAGCAATGGGTGCAGAAGCTGTAAAGACTCTTCTAGATGAAATAGATTTAGAACAATCATCTATTGAACTTAAAGAAGAGTTAAAAACAAGTACAGGACAAAAGAAGATAAGAATAATAAGAAGATTAGAAGTAGTAGAATCTTTTAGAAAATCAGGAAATAGACCTGATTGGATGGTTATAGATGTTATACCAGTAATTCCACCTGATTTAAGACCAATGGTTCAATTAGATGGAGGAAGATTTGCTACATCAGATTTAAATGATTTATATAGAAGAGTTATAAATAGAAATAATAGATTGAAAAAACTATTAGATCTAGGTGCTCCAGATATAATTGTAAGAAATGAAAAAAGAATGCTTCAAGAAGCTGTTGATGCTTTAATAGATAATGGTAGAAGAGGTAGACCAGTAACAGGTCCAGGAAATAGACCGCTTAAATCATTATCAGATATGTTAAAGGGTAAGCAAGGTAGATTTAGACAAAACTTACTAGGAAAACGTGTTGACTATTCAGGTCGTTCAGTTATAGTTGTAGGACCAGAATTAAAAATGTATCAATGTGGTTTACCAAAGGAAATGGCTCTTGAATTATTTAAACCATTTGTTATGAAGAAACTCGTTCAAAATGGCTTAGCACATAATATAAAAAGTGCTAAGAGGATGGTAGAAAGAGTTCAACCCCAAGTTTGGGATGTATTAGAAGAAGTTATTTCTGATCATCCAGTATTATTAAACCGTGCCCCTACTCTTCACAGATTAGGAATTCAAGCATTCCAACCAGTACTAGTAGAAGGAAGAGCAATTAAGCTTCATCCACTTGTATGTACGGCTTATAATGCGGACTTTGATGGAGACCAAATGGCTGTTCACGTACCTTTGTCAGTTGAAGCTCAAGCAGAGGCAAGGTTCCTAATGCTAGCTGCTCATAATATATTAAAACCATCTGATGGTAAACCAGTATCTGTGCCTACACAAGATATGGTTTTAGGTTCATATTACTTAACAATGGATAAGGATGGAGTAAAAGGTGAAGGAAAAGTTTTCTCTTGTCCAGAAGAAGTACTTATGGCATATCAATGTAAAGCTGTTGATATACATGCTAAAATAAAAGTAAGATTAAAGAAAGTTATAGATGGAGAAACTATTGAAGGAATAATAGAAACAACACCAGGAAAAATTATATTTAATGAATCTATTCCACAAGATTTAGGATATATTGATAGAACAATACCTGAGAATAGATTAAAACTAGAGGTAGATTTCCTTGTATCTAAGAAGACGTTAGGTGGAATAATCACTAGATGTTATATGAAACATGGAGCAACTAAAACTTCTATAATGTTAGATAAAATAAAAGCAAAAGGATATCATTATTCTACAATAGGAGCCGTTACAATTTCTACTTCAGATATGGTAGTGCCAGAGTCTAAGAAAGAACTACTTGAAAATACAGAAAAACAAGTAGAAAAAATACAAAAAATGTATCGTAGAGGGTTTATATCTGAAGAAGAAAGATATGAAAAAGTTATTGACCTTTGGACTAAAACAACAGAGGACGTAGCTAATGCTCTTATGGAAAGTTTGGATAGTTTTAATCCTATATATATGATGGCAGATTCTGGAGCCAGAGGTTCTAAAAGTCAGATAAAGCAATTAGCAGGTATGAGAGGGCTTATGGCTAATCCATCAGGTAAAATTCTAGAGTTACCGATAAAAGCTTCTTTTAGAGAAGGTCTAGATGTGTTAGAGTATTTTATATCAACACACGGTGCTAGAAAAGGTAATGCGGATACAGCTTTAAAAACAGCTGACTCAGGATATTTAACTAGAAGACTTGTTGACGTTTCACAGGATGTTATAGTAAGGCAAGAAGATTGTGGAACAGAAGAAGGATATGAAGTATCTGAAATAAAAGAAGGAAATGAAGTAATAGAGCCTTTAGTTGAAAGATTATCAGGCAGATATCCTTCAGAAGATATTATTCATCCTACAACAGGAGAAGTAATAGTAAAAAGAAACACATATATGAATGAAGAGATAGCTCAAAAGGTATCAGATGCAGGAATTAAAAAAGTTAAAATAAGATCTGTATTTACTTGTAAATCAAAACATGGTGTTTGTGCTAAATGTTATGGTATGAATATGGGTACTTCACAAAAAATTCATATAGGTGAAGCAGTTGGTATTGTTGCTGCTCAAAGTATAGGAGAACCAGGAACTCAGCTTACAATGAGAACATTCCATACAGGTGGTGTTGCTGGGGCTGATATAACTCAAGGTCTTCCAAGGGTTGAAGAGCTTTTTGAAGCTAGAAAACCTAAAGGGTTGGCTATTGTAAGTGAAGTGTCAGGAACAGTGAAGATGGAAGAAACTAAAAAGAAAAGAACAATAATAGTTGTAACTGATGATGGTGAAGAAGTTTCTTATGATATTCCATTTGGTTCTAGAATAAAAGTTAAAAATGGAGATATTATATCAGCAGGAGATGAAATAACAGAAGGTTCAATAAATCCACATGATATTTTAAGAATAAAAGGTGTTGACGGAGTTAAAAATTATCTTTTATCAGAAGTTCAAAAAGTTTATAGACTACAAGGTGTTGATATAAACGATAAACATCTTGAAGTAGTTATAAGACAGATGACAAGAAAGATAAAAATTGAAGATTCAGGGGATACTGAACTATTACCTGGAACAATGATAGATGTTTTTGATTTTGAAGAAGCTAATAAAGAAATATTAGAAAAAGGTGGAGAACCAGCAGTAGGTAGAATAGCTTTACTAGGAATAACAAAAGCTGCACTTGCTACAGATTCATTCCTTTCAGCTGCATCATTCCAAGAAACTACTAGAGTTCTTACAGATGCTGCAATTAAAGGGAAAATAGATCCATTATTAGGTTTAAAAGAAAATGTAATTATTGGTAAATTAATACCTGCAGGTACAGGTATGACAAGATACAGATCTATTGAAATAAATACTGATGATGAAAACATCGAGGAAGATTCTATCGATTCAATGCAAGTGTAG
- a CDS encoding ribosomal L7Ae/L30e/S12e/Gadd45 family protein: MMIDRLKGNKVVGVKQTVKALKNNTVKTLYVSKDADESLIKPLIELAEENSIDIIKVDTMKDLGRLCGIDVSAAIAALLK; the protein is encoded by the coding sequence ATGATGATTGACAGACTTAAAGGCAATAAAGTTGTAGGGGTTAAACAAACAGTTAAAGCTTTGAAAAATAACACTGTTAAAACTTTATATGTATCTAAGGATGCGGATGAAAGTTTAATAAAACCACTTATAGAATTGGCTGAGGAGAATTCCATAGATATAATAAAGGTTGATACAATGAAAGACTTAGGACGACTTTGTGGTATTGATGTAAGTGCTGCTATAGCAGCATTACTGAAATAA
- the rpsL gene encoding 30S ribosomal protein S12, whose translation MPTISQLVRKGRKTLASASNSPALKECPQKRGVCTVVKTTTPKKPNSALRKVARVRLTNGYEVTAYIPGVGHNLQEHSVVLIRGGRVKDLPGVRYHIVRGALDAAGVANRMQSRSKYGAKKPKQK comes from the coding sequence ATGCCAACAATTAGCCAATTAGTAAGAAAAGGCAGAAAGACATTAGCATCAGCATCAAACTCACCAGCATTAAAAGAATGCCCACAAAAAAGAGGAGTTTGTACAGTTGTAAAAACAACAACTCCTAAAAAGCCTAACTCAGCTTTAAGAAAAGTTGCTAGAGTTAGACTTACAAATGGATATGAAGTTACAGCTTACATACCAGGAGTAGGTCACAACTTACAAGAACATAGTGTTGTTCTTATAAGGGGTGGAAGAGTTAAGGACTTACCAGGTGTAAGATACCATATCGTAAGAGGGGCATTAGATGCAGCTGGAGTAGCTAATAGAATGCAATCCAGATCAAAATATGGTGCTAAAAAACCAAAGCAAAAATAG
- the rpsG gene encoding 30S ribosomal protein S7: MPRKGHIAKRDVLPDPLYNSKVVTKLINSIMLDGKRGVAQKICYDAFEIIAEKSGKDAMEVFETAMNNIMPLLEVKARRIGGATYQVPIEVRPERRQTLGIRWMLIAARKRGERSMRERLAGELLDASNNTGAAVKKREDTHKMAEANKAFAHYRY; encoded by the coding sequence GTGCCAAGAAAAGGACATATAGCAAAGAGAGATGTATTACCAGATCCATTATATAACAGTAAGGTTGTTACAAAATTAATAAACAGCATAATGTTAGATGGTAAAAGAGGAGTAGCACAAAAAATATGCTACGATGCTTTTGAAATAATAGCAGAAAAATCAGGTAAAGATGCAATGGAAGTTTTTGAAACTGCAATGAACAACATAATGCCTTTACTTGAAGTAAAAGCAAGAAGAATAGGTGGAGCTACATATCAAGTTCCAATCGAAGTTAGACCAGAAAGAAGACAGACTTTAGGAATTAGATGGATGCTAATTGCCGCTAGAAAAAGAGGCGAAAGAAGCATGAGAGAAAGACTAGCAGGAGAATTGTTAGACGCATCTAATAATACTGGAGCAGCTGTTAAGAAAAGAGAAGACACACACAAAATGGCAGAAGCAAACAAAGCTTTCGCACATTACAGATACTAA
- the fusA gene encoding elongation factor G, producing the protein MANKEYPLAKFRNIGIMAHIDAGKTTATERILFYTGKTHKIGETHEGGATMDWMAQEQERGITITSAATTCFWKDHQVNIIDTPGHVDFTVEVERSLRVLDGAVTILDAKSGVEPQTETVWRQADNYKVPRMVFINKMDKLGADFLMSVGTLRERLHANAVPLQLPIGAEDSFSGIIDLVKNDAIIYKDDLGTVMDETEIPEDMKEIAEEYRTMLLEAVSEIDEELMMKYLEGEEISVEEIKVALRKGVLANKIVPVLCGSAYKNKGVQPLLDAIVEFMPSPLDIEDVKGTEPTTGEEMTRPADAKAPLAALAFKIATDPFIGKLAFTRIYSGTMKSGTYVFNSNKGKRERIGRLVKMHANHREEVEELKAGDLGAIVGLKDTTTGDTLCDDANPIILENMEFPEPVIDVSIEPKTKAGQEKMGIALAKLAEEDPTFRTYTNQETGQTIIAGMGELHLEIIVDRLIREFKVECNVGQPQVAYKETIRKHVKAEGKFVRQSGGRGQYGHCWIEMMPTEGEYEFENAVVGGAIPKEYIPAIDNGIQEASQSGIIAGYPVINFKVKLFDGSYHDVDSSEMAFKIAGSMAFKNAMSKADAVLLEPSMKVEVVVPEEYMGDVIGDINSRRGRIEGMTPRAGAEVIRAFVPLSEMFGYATTLRSKTQGRGVYVMQFDHYEEVPKSIQDKVIGERK; encoded by the coding sequence TTGGCGAACAAAGAATATCCATTGGCAAAATTTCGTAATATCGGAATTATGGCCCATATAGATGCAGGAAAAACTACAGCAACAGAACGTATATTATTCTATACAGGAAAAACTCATAAAATAGGTGAAACTCATGAGGGTGGAGCTACAATGGACTGGATGGCACAAGAACAAGAAAGAGGTATAACAATTACTTCTGCAGCAACAACTTGTTTTTGGAAAGACCATCAAGTAAATATAATAGATACACCAGGACACGTAGATTTTACAGTTGAAGTTGAAAGATCTCTAAGAGTATTAGATGGTGCTGTAACAATACTAGACGCAAAAAGTGGTGTTGAACCACAAACAGAAACAGTATGGAGACAGGCGGATAATTACAAAGTACCAAGAATGGTATTTATAAATAAAATGGATAAATTAGGAGCAGACTTCTTAATGTCTGTAGGTACACTAAGAGAAAGATTGCATGCAAATGCAGTTCCACTTCAATTACCAATAGGAGCAGAAGATTCATTCTCTGGAATTATAGATCTTGTAAAAAATGATGCTATTATTTACAAAGATGATTTAGGAACTGTAATGGATGAAACAGAAATTCCAGAAGATATGAAAGAAATAGCTGAAGAATATAGAACAATGTTATTAGAAGCTGTTTCAGAAATAGATGAAGAATTAATGATGAAATACCTAGAAGGTGAAGAAATTTCTGTAGAAGAAATTAAAGTAGCTTTAAGAAAAGGTGTTTTAGCAAATAAAATAGTACCAGTTCTTTGTGGATCAGCTTATAAAAATAAGGGTGTTCAACCATTATTAGATGCTATAGTTGAATTCATGCCTTCACCATTAGATATCGAAGATGTTAAAGGAACAGAACCTACAACAGGTGAAGAAATGACAAGACCAGCAGATGCAAAAGCTCCATTAGCAGCATTAGCATTTAAGATAGCAACAGACCCATTTATTGGTAAATTAGCATTTACTAGAATTTACTCTGGAACAATGAAGAGCGGTACATATGTATTTAACTCTAATAAGGGTAAGAGAGAAAGAATAGGAAGATTAGTAAAAATGCATGCTAATCACAGAGAAGAAGTTGAAGAATTAAAAGCTGGAGATTTAGGGGCTATAGTTGGTCTTAAGGATACAACTACAGGAGATACACTTTGTGATGATGCAAACCCAATTATACTTGAAAACATGGAATTCCCAGAACCAGTTATAGACGTATCAATAGAACCAAAAACAAAAGCTGGTCAAGAAAAAATGGGTATAGCTTTAGCAAAACTTGCAGAAGAAGATCCAACATTTAGAACATATACAAATCAAGAAACAGGTCAAACAATTATAGCAGGTATGGGAGAACTTCATCTTGAAATAATCGTTGATAGACTTATAAGAGAATTTAAAGTTGAATGTAACGTAGGTCAACCACAAGTTGCTTACAAAGAAACTATTAGAAAGCATGTTAAAGCTGAAGGTAAGTTTGTAAGACAATCAGGTGGACGTGGACAATACGGACATTGTTGGATTGAAATGATGCCAACTGAGGGAGAATATGAATTCGAAAATGCAGTAGTTGGTGGAGCAATACCAAAAGAATACATTCCAGCAATTGATAATGGTATACAAGAAGCTTCACAAAGCGGTATAATCGCAGGATACCCTGTTATTAACTTTAAAGTTAAATTATTTGATGGATCATACCATGATGTTGACTCATCAGAAATGGCCTTCAAAATTGCAGGTTCTATGGCATTTAAAAATGCTATGTCAAAAGCAGACGCTGTATTATTAGAACCTTCAATGAAAGTTGAAGTAGTTGTACCAGAAGAATATATGGGTGATGTAATAGGTGACATCAACTCAAGAAGAGGTAGAATAGAAGGAATGACTCCAAGAGCAGGTGCAGAAGTAATAAGAGCCTTCGTACCACTTTCAGAAATGTTTGGATATGCTACTACATTAAGATCTAAGACTCAAGGTAGAGGCGTTTATGTAATGCAATTTGATCATTATGAAGAAGTTCCAAAGAGCATTCAGGATAAAGTAATTGGAGAAAGAAAATAA
- the tuf gene encoding elongation factor Tu, whose protein sequence is MAKAKFERSKPHVNIGTIGHVDHGKTTLTAAITTVLAQKGGASATKYDEIDKAPEEKERGITINTSHVEYETANRHYAHVDCPGHADYVKNMITGAAQMDGAILVVSAADGPMPQTREHILLASRVGVQYIVVFLNKADQVDDPELIELVEMEVRELLNEYGFPGDDTPIVVGSALEVLENQDNAEKTKCIDELMEAIDSYIPTPERATDQPFLMPVEDVFTITGRGTVATGRVERGVLHTGDEVELIGMKEEVSKTVCTGIEMFRKILDEAMAGDNIGALLRGIQRDEIQRGQVLAKPGSVTPHKKFVGQVYVLKKEEGGRHTPFFNGYRPQFYFRTTDVTGSINLPEGVEMVMPGDHIDMAVELITPVAMHENLRFAIREGGRTVGSGVVTTISE, encoded by the coding sequence ATGGCAAAAGCAAAATTTGAAAGAAGCAAACCTCATGTAAACATAGGAACAATAGGTCACGTAGACCACGGTAAGACAACATTAACAGCAGCAATTACAACAGTATTAGCACAAAAAGGAGGAGCATCAGCAACAAAGTATGATGAAATAGATAAAGCTCCAGAAGAAAAAGAAAGAGGAATCACAATCAATACATCACACGTAGAGTATGAAACAGCAAACAGACACTATGCACACGTAGACTGCCCAGGACATGCTGACTATGTAAAGAACATGATAACAGGAGCAGCGCAAATGGATGGAGCAATCTTAGTTGTATCAGCAGCAGATGGTCCAATGCCACAAACAAGAGAACATATACTACTAGCATCAAGAGTTGGAGTACAATATATAGTAGTATTCTTAAATAAAGCTGACCAAGTAGATGATCCAGAATTAATAGAATTAGTTGAAATGGAAGTAAGAGAATTATTAAATGAATATGGATTCCCAGGAGATGATACTCCAATCGTAGTAGGATCAGCATTAGAAGTATTAGAAAACCAAGACAATGCAGAAAAAACAAAATGCATAGATGAATTAATGGAAGCAATAGATAGCTATATACCAACACCAGAAAGAGCAACAGATCAACCATTCTTAATGCCAGTAGAAGATGTATTTACAATAACAGGAAGAGGAACAGTTGCAACAGGAAGAGTTGAAAGAGGAGTTCTACATACAGGAGATGAAGTAGAATTAATCGGAATGAAAGAAGAAGTATCAAAGACAGTATGTACAGGAATAGAAATGTTCAGAAAAATACTTGATGAAGCAATGGCAGGAGACAACATAGGAGCATTATTAAGAGGTATCCAAAGAGACGAAATCCAAAGAGGCCAAGTATTAGCAAAACCAGGTTCAGTAACACCACACAAAAAATTCGTAGGTCAAGTATACGTATTAAAGAAAGAAGAAGGTGGAAGACATACACCATTCTTTAACGGATACAGACCACAATTCTACTTCAGAACAACAGATGTTACAGGATCAATCAACTTACCAGAAGGAGTAGAAATGGTAATGCCTGGAGACCACATAGATATGGCAGTAGAATTAATCACACCAGTAGCAATGCACGAAAACTTAAGATTCGCTATCAGAGAAGGTGGAAGAACAGTAGGTTCAGGAGTTGTTACAACAATATCTGAATAA
- the rpsJ gene encoding 30S ribosomal protein S10, translating into MAKQKIRIRLKAFDHSLLDQSALKIVETAKTTGAKVAGPVPLPTEKDVVTILRAPHKYKDSREQFEIRTHKRLIDIISPSPKTVDALMRLDLPAGVDIEIKL; encoded by the coding sequence ATGGCAAAACAAAAAATAAGAATAAGATTAAAAGCTTTTGATCACAGTTTATTAGATCAATCAGCTTTAAAAATCGTAGAAACTGCTAAAACAACAGGAGCTAAGGTTGCAGGTCCAGTACCTCTACCAACAGAAAAAGATGTTGTTACTATTTTAAGAGCTCCACATAAATACAAAGACTCTAGAGAACAGTTCGAAATAAGAACTCATAAAAGACTAATCGATATAATTAGTCCATCACCAAAAACTGTTGATGCATTAATGAGATTAGATTTACCAGCTGGAGTAGATATAGAAATAAAACTATAA
- the rplC gene encoding 50S ribosomal protein L3, which yields MKKAILGKKLGMTQIFNENGKVIPVTVIEAGPCTVIQKKTVEKDGYEAIQVAFGDIREKLRNKPIKGHFAKAGVAVKRHIKEFKLEDLNGLEIGQEIKVDVFEAGDRVDISGVSKGKGFQGTIKRWNAHRGPMSHGSKFHRAVGSMGASSDPSRTFKSKRMPGHMGNVNTTVLNLEVVRIIPEKNLILIKGGVPGPNKGLVQIRNTVKA from the coding sequence ATGAAAAAAGCTATATTAGGTAAAAAGCTTGGTATGACTCAAATATTTAATGAAAATGGTAAAGTTATACCAGTTACTGTAATAGAAGCAGGTCCATGTACAGTTATACAAAAGAAAACTGTAGAAAAGGACGGCTATGAAGCAATACAGGTTGCTTTTGGTGATATAAGAGAAAAACTAAGAAATAAACCAATAAAAGGACACTTTGCAAAAGCGGGTGTTGCAGTTAAAAGACATATAAAAGAATTTAAATTAGAAGATTTAAATGGCTTGGAAATAGGTCAAGAAATTAAAGTAGATGTTTTTGAAGCAGGAGATAGAGTTGATATATCTGGAGTTTCAAAGGGTAAGGGATTCCAAGGAACAATCAAAAGATGGAATGCTCATAGAGGACCAATGAGCCACGGTTCAAAGTTCCACAGAGCAGTTGGTTCAATGGGTGCTTCTTCAGATCCATCAAGAACATTTAAGAGCAAGAGAATGCCAGGACATATGGGTAATGTTAATACAACAGTTTTAAATCTTGAAGTTGTTAGAATAATACCTGAAAAAAATCTAATATTAATAAAAGGCGGAGTACCAGGACCAAATAAAGGTTTAGTACAAATAAGAAATACAGTTAAGGCTTAA
- the rplD gene encoding 50S ribosomal protein L4 yields MPKVDLFNQNGEKVGDLQLADSVFGVEVNTYAMHQVVKALLANKRQGTQSAKTRAEVSGGGIKPWRQKGTGRARQGSIRAPQWIHGGVVFAPKPRDYRMSIPKSMKKVALKSALTSKVNENLMVVVDEIKLEAPKTKEVVKILNAFDAKKTLIITNNVEENVYKSARNIAGVQVIPVNNINVYDILKYNKVVITKDAVSKIEEVYA; encoded by the coding sequence ATGCCTAAAGTAGATTTATTTAACCAAAACGGAGAAAAAGTTGGAGATTTACAATTAGCAGATAGTGTATTTGGTGTAGAGGTAAATACATATGCTATGCATCAAGTAGTAAAAGCATTGCTAGCAAATAAAAGACAAGGAACTCAATCAGCTAAAACAAGAGCTGAGGTTTCAGGAGGCGGAATAAAGCCTTGGAGACAAAAGGGAACAGGTAGAGCAAGACAAGGTTCAATAAGAGCACCACAATGGATACATGGTGGAGTTGTTTTTGCACCAAAGCCAAGAGACTACAGAATGTCAATACCTAAATCAATGAAGAAAGTTGCTTTAAAGTCAGCATTAACTTCAAAAGTTAATGAAAACTTAATGGTAGTTGTTGATGAAATAAAATTAGAAGCACCAAAAACTAAAGAAGTAGTTAAAATACTTAATGCATTTGATGCAAAGAAAACTTTAATTATAACAAACAATGTTGAAGAAAATGTTTATAAATCAGCAAGAAACATTGCAGGAGTACAGGTTATTCCAGTAAACAACATTAATGTATATGATATATTAAAATACAACAAAGTTGTTATAACTAAGGATGCTGTATCCAAAATTGAGGAGGTGTATGCATAA
- the rplW gene encoding 50S ribosomal protein L23 has protein sequence MKLTNYDIIRRPLITEKTMASMAEKKYTFVVDIHANKSQIKNAIETIFDVKVEDVKTARTMGKTKRVGVHIGKRADYKKAIVKLTEDSKTIEFFEGL, from the coding sequence ATGAAGCTAACTAACTACGATATAATAAGAAGACCTCTTATTACTGAAAAAACAATGGCTTCAATGGCTGAGAAAAAGTACACCTTTGTAGTAGATATACATGCTAATAAATCTCAAATTAAAAATGCTATTGAAACAATATTTGACGTTAAAGTTGAAGATGTTAAAACAGCTAGAACTATGGGAAAAACTAAAAGAGTTGGTGTTCACATAGGAAAAAGAGCAGATTATAAAAAAGCTATTGTTAAGTTAACAGAAGATAGTAAAACAATTGAATTCTTCGAAGGACTATAA
- the rplB gene encoding 50S ribosomal protein L2 — protein MAVKGFRPTTPTRREMTMCTFEEITTSTPEKSLLVSLKKSGGRNANGKITVRHIGGGAKRKYRVIDFKRNKDNIPAKVVSVEYDPNRTAFIALVVYADGEKRYIIAPVGLKVGDTVVSGAESDIKVGNCLPIRNIPVGTVIHNIELAPGKGAQLVRSAGNSAQLMAKEGDYSQVRLPSGEVRYIRVECRATIGVVSNQTNEIVNIGKAGRKRHMGVRPTVRGSVMNPNDHPHGGGEGRSPIGHPSPRTPWGKPALGYKTRKNKKYSDRFIVKRRNDK, from the coding sequence ATGGCTGTTAAAGGTTTTAGACCTACCACTCCTACAAGAAGAGAAATGACTATGTGTACTTTTGAAGAAATAACAACAAGCACACCAGAAAAATCACTTCTTGTTTCATTAAAGAAAAGTGGTGGAAGAAACGCAAATGGTAAAATAACAGTTCGTCATATTGGTGGCGGAGCTAAAAGAAAATATAGAGTAATAGATTTTAAGAGAAATAAGGATAATATTCCAGCAAAAGTTGTTAGTGTAGAATATGATCCAAACAGAACAGCATTTATAGCACTTGTAGTATATGCTGATGGTGAAAAGAGATATATAATTGCACCAGTTGGATTAAAGGTTGGAGATACAGTAGTATCTGGAGCAGAATCAGATATAAAAGTAGGTAACTGTTTGCCAATAAGAAATATACCAGTAGGTACAGTTATTCATAATATAGAGTTAGCACCTGGAAAAGGAGCACAACTTGTTAGATCAGCAGGTAACTCAGCGCAACTTATGGCTAAAGAGGGAGATTATTCTCAAGTAAGATTACCTAGTGGAGAAGTTAGATACATAAGAGTTGAATGTAGAGCAACTATAGGTGTTGTATCTAACCAAACAAACGAAATTGTTAACATAGGTAAAGCCGGAAGAAAGAGACATATGGGAGTAAGACCTACAGTAAGAGGTTCTGTAATGAATCCTAATGACCATCCACATGGTGGTGGTGAAGGTAGATCTCCTATCGGACATCCAAGTCCACGTACTCCATGGGGTAAACCAGCACTTGGATATAAAACAAGAAAGAATAAAAAATACTCTGATAGATTTATTGTTAAGAGAAGAAATGATAAATAG